A single Stigmatopora argus isolate UIUO_Sarg chromosome 7, RoL_Sarg_1.0, whole genome shotgun sequence DNA region contains:
- the cabp2a gene encoding calcium-binding protein 2a isoform X1 encodes MGNINKASRKNSATNKGMSPVEQSGSPVATAMLGGQGAMLGGQGNAGEMDTEEDEEMGSETEFDEPLCALVKNCNMLHNIVGPACVFLKQGFAQSQLDRDLRPEEMEELREAFREFDKDKDGFISCKDLGECMRTMGYMPTEMELIELSQQICGGRVDFEDFVELMGPKMLAETADMIGVKELRDAFKEFDSDGDGQISLSELREAMKKLMGEQLNHREIDEILRDVDLNGDGEVDFEEFVRMMSR; translated from the exons ATGGGAAATATCAACAAGGCATCTAGAAAAAATAGTGCCACAAATAAG GGGATGTCGCCTGTAGAGCAAAGTGGGTCCCCAGTGGCTACAGCCATGCTCGGGGGCCAAGGAGCCATGCTCGGGGGCCAAGGAAATGCCGGCGAGATGGACacagaagaagacgaagaaatGGGGAGCGAGACGGAGTTCGATGAGCCACTCTGCGCTCTGGTTAAAAACTGCAATATGTTGCACAACATAGTGGGGCCTGCGTGTGTCTTCCTCAAGCAGGGCTTTGCACAGAGCCAGCTC GACCGAGACCTGCGGCCTGAAGAAATGGAAG AGCTGCGTGAAGCTTTCAGAGAATTTGACAAAGACAAGGACGGCTTTATCAGTTGTAAGGACCTTGGAGAATGCATGCGAACTATGGGTTATATGCCAACAGAAATGGAACTAATAGAGCTCAGCCAGCAGATCT GTGGCGGCAGAGTAGACTTTGAAGACTTTGTGGAGTTGATGGGTCCAAAAATGCTGGCTGAGACTGCAGACATGATTGGTGTTAAAGAGCTGAGGGATGCCTTTAAAGAA TTTGACTCTGATGGCGATGGTCAGATCAGCCTCAGTGAGCTGAGAGAAGCCATGAAGAAACTGATGGGAGAGCAGCTTAACCACCGTGAGATTGATGAAATCCTGCGTGATGTGGACCTCAATGGGGATGGAGAAGTGGACTTTGAGG AGTTTGTGCGAATGATGTCTCGCTGA
- the LOC144078116 gene encoding uncharacterized protein LOC144078116 → MTVKYQTSTETTMDIDDGNHGYKHVLLGGSKFQYSVYALRNSPVRITTLLLGLLCVVLVAGLIGQSVHYRKVDIDNQNKLVAVRGERDNLQSNLKTAQNDKKNIEVTHEHLQQSYNYMSKSRIQMNSKNSVLTDQVIKLTQSESTLQASIGALGKELDELKAGKEQLQTEYEALSTAKDSLQTRYDSIAKTNNDLQVNYNSVTKERDNFQNKFNNATRAKEQLQNDYNSLIKDVEHLEERYHVSSSERDKIASSHQNLTLEKENLQDTYTTLAKAADKLLVSYNNVIEEKKNLESALKHMTAERDLQNVEIRNMTSELDQLRNSVTKLDASAKVCPSGWKKFESSCYFGSSSKKTWYMSRDYCKGKAAHLVIINSHEEMKFVNSLYSSNREIWLGLTDEGVEGQWKWVDGTPLSLQFWADGQPNSYSGNQDCGEFWYRSSGNAEWNDEKCSAQRYWVCEK, encoded by the exons ATGACAGTTAAGTACCAAACATCAACAGAGACGACCATGGACATAGATGATGGAAATCATGGCTACAAGCACGTTTTATTGGGTGGCAGCAAGTTTCAATATTCAG tgTATGCACTGAGAAACAGCCCCGTTAGAATTACTACGCTTCTTCTTGGGTTGCTGTGTGTAGTCCTGGTGGCGGGTCTCATTGGTCAATCTGTCCACT ACCGGAAAGTGGACATTGACAATCAGAACAAGTTAGTAGCTGTtagaggggagagagacaatCTCCAGTCCAACCTGAAGACTGCACAGAATGACAAAAAGAATATTGAAGTCACTCATGAGCATTTACAACAAAGTTACAACTACATGTCTAAATCAAGAATTCAAATGAATTCCAAAAACAGCGTACTAACAGATCAGGTAATCAAACTTACACAGAGTGAAAGCACATTACAAGCCAGTATTGGTGCTCTGGGCAAAGAACTTGATGAGCTTAAGGCCGGTAAGGAACAGTTGCAGACTGAATACGAGGCCTTGTCAACTGCTAAGGACTCACTTCAAACAAGGTATGATTCAATAGCCAAGACCAACAATGACTTACAGGTTAACTATAACTCTGTGACGAAAGAGAGGGACAATTTCCAGAACAAATTCAATAATGCAACCAGGGCAAAAGAGCAACTTCAAAATGATTATAACAGTTTAATCAAGGATGTCGAGCACCTGGAGGAGAGATACCATGTCTCTTCCAGTGAGAGAGACAAGATTGCAAGCAGTCACCAAAATCTGACATTGGAGAAAGAAAATCTGCAGGACACGTACACCACACTTGCCAAAGCGGCTGATAAATTACTGGTGTCTTACAACAATGTcattgaagagaaaaaaaatctcgaaAGCGCCTTGAAACACATGACTGCAGAAAGAGACCTACAGAATGTGGAAATAAGGAACATGACTTCTGAGCTTGACCAGCTGCGGAACTCTGTCACAAAACTGGACGCATCAGCgaaag TCTGTCCAAGTGGCTGGAAGAAGTTTGAATCAAGTTGCTACTTTGGATCTTCATCCAAGAAGACATGGTACATGAGCAGAGACTATTGTAAAGGCAAAGCAGCACACCTGGTCATTATAAACAGCCATGAGGAAATG aAATTTGTCAATAGTTTGTATTCAAGCAACAGAGAGATTTGGCTTGGCTTGACTGATGAGGGAGTGGAAGGCCAGTGGAAGTGGGTGGACGGAACCCCATTGTCCCTGCA GTTTTGGGCTGATGGCCAGCCGAACAGTTACAGTGGCAACCAGGACTGCGGAGAGTTTTGGTACCGTTCTTCAGGAAATGCTGAGTGGAATGATGAAAAATGTAGTGCACAGAGATATTGGGTTTGTGAGAAGTAA